In Lepidochelys kempii isolate rLepKem1 chromosome 19, rLepKem1.hap2, whole genome shotgun sequence, the genomic stretch GCACCGGCTGCCAGGCGGCAACCACAGCCAGTGCCAGAGCACAGTGGAGGAGattggggcggagggggggaagCCGCAGCTAGGAGGGGGAAAGGCCGGGTGCTGGGATGACCTCACTCCCAGCTGCCTCTCACCGGTGCAGCGAATTGTGCCGTTCTGGGCACACAGCCTCCTGCAAGCTGCTCCCTATGCCGAGGGGAACGGGCCTTGGGCAAGGGGACAGGGAGCCCGCGGAGGGGCTGCAGCAGAGTGGGAGTTCAGACCCGCACGGCCAGACCCCCAGGCTCAGCGATTCCAGCTGGGTCTGCACCCGCTTGGCTCTTCTGTCTCCCCAGCTCAGCCGCTGCCCCTCAACCAGGACCCCCTGGCCCTCCTCgctcttccagcccagagaccAGCATCCCCCTCCTGCAAGGCAACGTATTTTAATCTCTGACTTAACCCTGAGCCCTTAGAGCTGACAGCCTGGTCCTTTAACCCCTGCAGGCTTGGAGCTCCCCCCTCCAAACCTCAGCAGCGCCTTACACCCACAGGTACCCCAGGGAACCACGCCACGCCCTGCTTGTTAGAAAGGTTTATTTCTCTTTATTTACAggatcaattaaaaaaaaacacacacacaccccccagcatGGGCAGGGAGCCTCAGCGGGACCCCCCCAGGCAGGCGCGGCCTCCAACGTTTGTGCTGTAGCTGGCCGGACGGAGAGCTGGACCGGGAGATGGACACAGGGCCGCGGGCAAGGCCCAGAGCCCGCAGCAGCAGGGAGCAAGCCCCCCTTGGCTGGCTGTCAGATCCCACAGCTGGATGTCGTCAAAGGAGAATGAAAGTTAATGGTTATAAATTACACCCTGGAATAAAGAGGGCTCCGGTACCACGGCGCCTGGCTCAGAGGGGCTCCACACCCTGGAGGCAGCCCTGGCTCGAGGGGGAGCTGCCGGAGCTTGGCCTCCTTGTGACTCAGGCCGAGTGGGTGGCCCTTGCCCCCGCGCCAATCGTGTTCACATTTTGCTGGGCCAGAGGGGAGCCTTGCTACCCCTGGGCATGAGATGCAGGGGCTGGGCTTGCCGGGGGAAGACGACCGCCCTACCCTGGATTGCCTTCCGGTGGGAATCCCAGGCCCTGTTCCCATGGGGGACACacacctgccccacactgggctaaatctggaaccccacccccagcccagccttggGGTTGTTCACCCCCGTTTAAGAAGCATTTGGCactgcctgctcccctcccctgagcagcaGTTTATGGCTTGAACAATTTGGCTCTGGCTAAGGAAAAGAGACAAAAGCAAGAATTACAAATGTGGAGGGAGAGGAAAACCAGTCTCCCAGCCGGCTCCCTGAGTGCCAATGAACTGGGACCAcacccgcacccccccccccgggaggaGGGCAGAAGGATTTGTTAAAGtcttataaataaacaaacagcttGGTGGAAAGTCACATACAAAAGTGTGCAAGTCCCTGGGGGCACGCGGGCGGCAggggagcgccccctgctggtgcaATCATCAGGGCAGCACCACACCGCGTGCCTCAGGGCAGCAACTGGGGGCCATGCGTGGGGAATGGAGATGGGAGCATctagcttcccccaccccccgctctgtGCTAGGAGAGAAAACCCAGGGGGCTCGGCTTCCATCTGTCACCTGGGCACTGCCAGGGGGTGGAGGCACATGCAAAGGGCCAAGCTTCTCAGCGAAGAAAGCAGCAGCCTCCACCCCGTCCTTCACCTGCGCTAGCCAGCTGCCCCGCGGGACCTCAGTGCAGGCCCCCTGGGCAGGTCGCACCCTGTTGGCCCTACATCCAGCCACCCCGAGAGCCCGGACTGCGACCCTGGCCTCAGGTACTCCCATGGCTGGGGGCATGCTATGCCCTGCCACAGGAGAGAAATAGACAAACTGGGTGGGGGGGCACTGCTTCCACCTGGGAGACACTTCCTGACCCCCCAGGCTTTGTAATGCCACTGAAGGAGCCTTGAGGACcagacccccccatccctccatggCTAGGGGAGCAGCTGGCAGCGGGCTGCCGCCCCTGCAGGTTCCACAGCACGTTAGGATGGGCAGCGAGGGGCTGGCACAGGCTGGGCAACAGCCTCCCCTTGCCCCCGCGTGAGACGTGGACTCCTAGAGATGGAAAGGCCCCCACCACCCTGAGCCCTCTTTTTCCCCTCCGCCCGGGGGGTGGAGGCACCTGGCTAGGctgtgatgggggcgggggcgtgGAGAAACTGGTTACGTTCCACACGTCCTCTCTCCTAGCCTCTGTCCAGGCCTTGCATGGCGGGTGGATAGCTTCTGCAACGTCTTTGACTCGGCatgggggggcggtggggtgcCCAGGCCATGGGAGGCAAagaccccctcctccaccccaggcaCTTGTGTTGCAGACGGTGGCGCtaactccgggggggggggggggcgccagcAGCCGAGGGGGTGGGACACACGTGCCTGACGCTCCAGAACAGAGGGGCCGGAGACGGGGGGCAGCCGTCAGCCCCAGGAGAGAACGGCCTGATGTACACGCTCCAAAGCTGCTGCAatccagtgtgtgtgggggggggacggggggacacaCGGACGGGTGGGCGatggccctggcccagccccatcCAAGGCCACCGAGGTGCAGCGGGCCTGGCCAATGCCATCTCCGAAGCCCAGGGCACCCACATTGAGCGCCCCTCCAAGCTCAGGGTGCCCCACTGTCTGCAGGCCGGGACGGCCTCTGGCCCCTGCGGGCAGCACGGCCTCATTGCTCCCCAGGGAAAACAAAATACCTCTCTCCGGTTAAGAGCTAGGTGTTGAAGGCAGCTGGAAAGAGGGGTGCGGGGGGATTTCTCCATGCAGGACCAACAGGGCAGCCTCACtcagctctccccctccccgagaacggccctgggctggggggtgggatcCTCATTAGAATAGGAGGCATTTGTGCaaagcaccccctcccccccaagggcAGAGTGAGTGCCGGATGGCAGGAAAGTAACAAAACCCCCAAAAGGGGACCGTAAAAAAAGGGTCTGGCCCAGATTGTACGAAGAGGGAAGGTCTGGCCCGGTGCCACCTGGGTGCGGCCGGCTAGCAGGGCAAGTCCTGGCCTGGTGCAGCCGCCGCAGGGGAGGGCCCCTGGGCACGTCTGGCTGGCTCAGAGAGGGGGGCTCACTGGTTGTCCCCCGGCTGGTACTGAGGCTCTGTGGCAGTGAAATAGTCTTCCAGGAAGGACTGGAGGTATTCGAAAGTGGGGCGCTCCTCGGGCTCCTTCTTCCAGCACTGCACCATCAGCTCgtgcagggatggggggcagcTGCCCGGGCACTGCATGCGGTACCCCCGCTCTGCCTGCTCCAGCACCTCCCGGTTATTCATGCCTGCGCAACAAGGACAGCGGCTGagtcgggggagggaggggctgctgctagAGGCTCTTTGTGGGCATTAATGATGGGTATTTCCTAGGGAGGGGGGGGACGTGCTATGGCCCCACCCTACGGAGGCCGGGGGGAAGTGGTCACACCATTAGTGTCAGTgatgggaagagaacccaggagtcctgaccggCAGGCCCCACTGCTCTAACCGCTGATAATGCTGCCTGGTTCCTCTCTAGCGCTTCTCATCAGTAGCTCTCTGGGCACTTCCCAATGGAGTCagcagcattatccccattttacagatggggaaactgaggcagagtggggctgtgAGTTGCCAAGGGTCACCCCACGGGCCAGCGGCAGAGCCAGGCATAGACTCCAGTGCTCTACCTGTTAAACACCACTTCCCTCCCGGAGCCGGGAATAGACCCAACTCCTagaccactgctctaaccactagaccctgctcACTCCCCTGGACTCAGCCCTGAACACAACCCcagcaggagggggcagagccaGCAGCTGCCTCTTGGCGCCAGACAGCCGTACCTGGGTAGGGCACGCGGCCCTTGGTGACGAGCTCTGTCAGAAGGATGCCAAAGGACCACACGTCTGACTTGATGGTGAATTTCCCATAGAGAGCAGCCTCCGGGGCCGTCCACTTGATGGGGAACTTGGCACCTGCAGGGAGGTGGGGTAGATGAGAtgggacggggggaggggcagagaccaCCACAGGGGGCAGGCTCCCCTGGGGCAGCATGCCCGCCGCCAGCTAGGGCGCAGGGCTCCTCAGGCCCGATGCCAGCGGGGGATCCGTGGCCTCTTTGCCTCCCCCAGCGTTAGCACGTGGGTGCTGCGGGAGGTCACTCTGCCCCATGGCCCaactggggcagaggggagcccAGCCACAAAGGGTCTATTGCCACTCccacccctgggcacaggccaAGAGCCCTGCCCACTCCCACCCACCTTGGCACCCCCTGCGCGCCTCTGCAGCCAGGCCCACCTTGGCGTGCTGTGTACTCATTATCCTCGATGAGGCGGGCCAGGCCGAAGTCCGCGATCTTACACACCAGGTTGTCAGCCACCAGGATGTTGGCAGCGCGCAAGTCCCGGTGGATGTAATTCATCCGCTCGATGTAGGCCATGCCGGCCGCGATCTGCAGGGAGGGGAGCGTGTGGTGAGAACGCGGTCACCCTGCGtaagcccccatcccctgccccaccccccaccccggctggGGGATGGGATGCAGACCCTCCCTCATCTCCTTGGGGTtagtcccagcccctccccacccaggacGGGGGTGGGCTGGGCAAGTCGCAAGGAGCCCCCCTGCAGACGAGACCCGGCCAAATGTTGGAtctccagccctgggaggggctGGTGATTTCCGCTTCCTACCCCCACCAGGGCCCATCTCCTGGTACCTGGGCCGACATGTCCACCAGCTGGGGCAGCTTCAGGAACCGGCCATCTCCATCCTTCAGGAAATCCAGCAAGCtccctgggggagaggagagggagcatCAGGACATGAGCCTCCagctgttcccccctcccccagccctgctccacccccggcTAGAAGTCGCCGTGTTCTCCATCAAGTCCCTTGCCCTGGTGCAGACACAGCTGGGGCGAGGAAGGCAACTGGCCaacgcctccccccaccccccgggctgCGCCCAGCTCTCACCCTGGCTCATGAACTCGGTGACGATGTAGATGGGCTCCTCTGACACCACGGCGTAGAGCTGCACCAGCTTGTCGTGCCGGAGCCGCTTCATGATCTGGGCCTCCTCCAGGAAGGCCTCCGGGGACATGGTGCCCGGCTTCAGCGTCTTCACCGCCACCTTGGTGGTGCCGTTCCACGTGCCTGGAGCCAGCGGGAAGGCAGGGGACAGCGTCACGGTGCGCTCGCCCCGACCGGCGGTGGCAATGCAGGGAGGGTGTGGGGGCGGGTCAGTCACTGCCAGCTCCAGGGCGGGCGGTGGCGGTGGGGGAATGCCTCCAGGATGAAGAGCCCAGCAAAGAAGCCCTCGTCACTCCCAGGGCAGGTAGCAGACCCTGAGTCACTCTCACCCCTTCCCTGATGAGATCCCCAGATCAGCCCCCCTCCGTGGGATGGGCAGGAATGCTTGTGTCTCACTCCCCTACCCCCTCACGGGACAGGCAGTGGGTGCCCATATCTCACCCCATTTCAGGGACAGGGGTCCGAaagtcccccctccccagagcctccccccagGATGGCTCAGTGTAGAAGCCCCACATGGAATGGGGCAAATTCCCTTCCCGCATCCCCATATGGGCTGGAAAACTTCAGAGAGGcttccctgaggccccctccCCACATCTGATGGGCAGAGACCCTCACTCCTGCCCCTACATGGATAATCAGAACCTGAGGGTCTGGTGGGGACCAGATGgaaccaccctcccccaccccccaggcctctcccagccctgcaatATCCAGGCTCTGGCCCCGTCCCCATCCTCCTGCTGCAACGTGCCCGCCTTACCCATCCACACGTCTCCGAAACATCCCATGCCAAGCTTCTTGTCCAAGCTTACGGACTCCCGCGTTATTTCCCAGGCGTCTTTAGACAGGCTCATAGTCTGGGGCTTCATATTGGGGCATACCCGGGTTAGTAGATGGCACAGACCGTCATTGAACTCTGCAGGGGATGGGATGACGGGGAGGAGgcgggagagaggaaggggggagTGGAGAATGGGATGAATTCGGCATGCACATGCACAAGGGCTGAGAGGCGGAGGAGGGGAGCCAGGCTCAGATTGATCGCCTGCCTTGGCACTGTGGCGAAGGCTGACTTGTCCACCAGCTGGAGCTCTTCACCTGTGGTCCCAGGATGCAACATGTAGGGTCATAGCAGAGGTTTGTTTGTCCTCCTAGGGCAGGGTCTCCCCTTGGGTACATGGGTCCGGCATGGATCCGCCCTGCAGCCCCGACCTCCCCAACAAGAGGACGGGTCACTTATGGCTGCCCAGATCCGACAGACGGCCCGCCCTCCAGACAGGTGCACAGAGAGGATTTACTGGCTGCCAGGTCTGGCTGCTtagtggggcagagccaggagcaaaTGGCAGTGCCATGCGGCTG encodes the following:
- the FGR gene encoding tyrosine-protein kinase Fgr isoform X2 produces the protein MGCVYCKEKGSNKGQTENIDGTTSSASKSCYGPDPTQQNLSSSFTRIPDYNNFHSTPVSTAGAPAFMGPGLYPGNTLHVCGGGITGGGVTLFIALYDYEARTEDDLTFLKGEKFHIINNTEGDWWEARSLNTGATGYVPSNYVAPVDSIQAEEWYFGKMGRKDAERQLLCHGNPRGTFLIRESETSKGAYSLSIRDWDETKGDHVKHYKIRKLDNGGYYITTRSQFETIQELVQHYIEFNDGLCHLLTRVCPNMKPQTMSLSKDAWEITRESVSLDKKLGMGCFGDVWMGTWNGTTKVAVKTLKPGTMSPEAFLEEAQIMKRLRHDKLVQLYAVVSEEPIYIVTEFMSQGSLLDFLKDGDGRFLKLPQLVDMSAQIAAGMAYIERMNYIHRDLRAANILVADNLVCKIADFGLARLIEDNEYTARQGAKFPIKWTAPEAALYGKFTIKSDVWSFGILLTELVTKGRVPYPGMNNREVLEQAERGYRMQCPGSCPPSLHELMVQCWKKEPEERPTFEYLQSFLEDYFTATEPQYQPGDNQ